Proteins encoded in a region of the Borrelia hermsii DAH genome:
- a CDS encoding CRASP family complement regulator-acquiring lipoprotein, with product MQIFIVFLITSVLSVFVGCSTGTLPANSQSDSSGDQSSGLVTYEVYTQGNNEYQLLEENLENLRIVRSAGEVYADLKAMIDDFNATWDSKRDKLMKEFDGSDFADGILHNEKFGSFFDGSQWYSHFEVYKMVGPNNRTSLRSKDIKNQYVKDDLYMSLDYDREAILDLKSIVERLTAKNMWWSRIDAARDLVRDLLYGASNVRKVMQLGFRQVNLDLLQKSDDLEKLDVVKSMVEMLINYHALIAKILKDRLREVASLNDPDKMSERLMSIIGTSGELCSSEVLALPVYGAPNYYFSRNLLSLKGDICFYVGRLKQMVQFGEIRMFDHI from the coding sequence ATGCAAATATTTATAGTATTTCTTATTACAAGTGTTTTAAGTGTATTTGTTGGATGTTCCACAGGTACATTACCAGCAAATAGTCAGTCAGATTCATCAGGGGATCAATCATCAGGTTTAGTAACATATGAAGTTTATACCCAAGGCAATAACGAGTATCAGCTGCTAGAAGAAAATTTAGAAAATCTAAGAATAGTAAGGTCAGCAGGGGAAGTTTATGCCGACTTGAAGGCGATGATAGATGATTTTAATGCAACATGGGACTCTAAGCGTGATAAGCTTATGAAAGAGTTTGACGGATCTGATTTTGCTGATGGCATATTGCATAATGAAAAATTTGGGTCATTTTTTGATGGCTCCCAATGGTATTCCCACTTTGAGGTTTATAAGATGGTGGGTCCCAATAATAGGACTTCCCTTAGGTCAAAAGATATAAAAAATCAGTATGTTAAAGATGATCTTTATATGTCGCTAGACTATGATAGGGAAGCTATTCTTGACTTAAAAAGTATAGTAGAGAGATTAACAGCTAAAAATATGTGGTGGAGTCGTATTGATGCTGCTCGGGATTTAGTTAGAGATTTATTATATGGTGCGTCGAATGTCCGCAAAGTTATGCAACTTGGTTTTAGACAAGTTAATTTAGATCTGCTTCAAAAAAGTGATGATTTAGAAAAGCTTGATGTTGTTAAGTCTATGGTAGAAATGTTGATTAATTATCATGCTTTGATTGCAAAAATATTGAAAGATAGGCTAAGGGAAGTGGCAAGTTTGAATGATCCAGATAAAATGAGCGAGAGATTGATGTCAATAATTGGTACAAGCGGAGAGCTTTGTAGTTCGGAAGTTTTAGCGTTACCAGTGTATGGTGCTCCTAACTATTATTTTTCACGTAACTTACTAAGCTTAAAAGGGGACATTTGCTTTTATGTTGGTAGATTAAAGCAGATGGTGCAGTTTGGGGAGATAAGAATGTTTGACCACATTTAA